The following are from one region of the Gossypium hirsutum isolate 1008001.06 chromosome D03, Gossypium_hirsutum_v2.1, whole genome shotgun sequence genome:
- the LOC107932352 gene encoding uncharacterized protein isoform X4 translates to MGKKVKKNNDEDKDKSYRERLAICDKVVGELISMLLDGDNTYLTKGCVHERMMAVTKAKNQLRDPQFILQLLRNLMEPIIAENGSGDDVRDAFKALKSYLTQYANPVQKKRSAKRLPDSMSLTASQKEMVVQPEATVDQTQQLMTEDKLFSIVKNMVNDVLGRYLGRLQNQKLTNPVSIHGDPESSRGAEICNNIQGHHDADPVGLYMKDYVMILNSVIRQRTRYMVIRVKAPVVLEQIHTTWNCHKRIPLLLILFFCHCRVFLIWKTLVILDSVICQTVRYVVLRVKAPVMPEQINSI, encoded by the exons ATGGGGAAAAAGGTGAAGAAAAATAACGATGAAGATAAAGATAAAAGCTATCGTGAAAGATTAGCA ATATGTGATAAAGTAGTGGGAGAATTGATATCTATGCTACTGGATGGTGATAACACTTATCTAACCAAG GGGTGTGTGCATGAAAGGATGATGGCAGTAACGAAAGCAAAGAATCAACTCCGTGATCCACAGTTCATACTGCAATTGTTGAGAAATCTAATGGAACCTATTATTGCGGAAAATGGCAGTGGTGACGACGTCCGAGATGCATTTAAAGCCCTTAAGTCATATTTGACGCAATATGCAAATCCAGTTCAAAAGAAGCGAAGTGCCAAGCGCCTTCCTGACTCAATGTCACTCACAG cATCGCAAAAGGAAATGGTGGTGCAGCCGGAGGCTACTGTGGACCAAACGCAGCAATTAATGACAGAGGATAAGTTGTTTAGCATAGTAAAAAATATGGTAAACGATGTTTTGGGTCGTTATTTAGGAAGGCTACAGAACCAAAAGCTTACAAATCCTGTTAGTATTCATGGAGATCCTGAGTCTAGCAGAGGAGCTGAGATTTGCAACAACATACAG GGTCATCATGACGCTGATCCT GTTGGTCTGTATATGAAAGACTATGTGAtgattttgaattctgtaatCCGTCAG AGGACAAGATATATGGTGATTCGGGTGAAGGCACCAGTGGTGCTAGAGCAAATCCACACAACATGGAACTGTCACAAGAGAATACCTTTACTGTTAATCCT GTTCTTCTGTCACTGCCGTGTTTTTCTGATATGGAAAACTTTGGTTATTTTGGACTCTGTGATCTGTCAG ACAGTGAGATATGTGGTCCTTCGGGTGAAGGCACCAGTGATGCCAGAGCAAATCAACTCAATATGA
- the LOC107932339 gene encoding uncharacterized protein gives MAETDSYTKHHQLLKQQTQTNPNKHNTSFLYKKAVVIIIFLVIIPVFPSQAPEFINQTLLNRSWELLRLLLFGIAVSYGLFSQRNDETDKEPNNNQSMFDNVQCFVSRFLQVSSFFDDEAENMSGSDESKVQIWSSQYYRNEVPTVLVAKKKGDDEIEKPLLLPVRSLKSSSVMEVNNGENNVVLPSLIPWRSRDGDIVKNKTSYRSPSPPPTPPPLLKQMDYVDGEIEHGMETSDDDDGTGSEDEDEIVGKTCIVSSTNNGENNEEAVGPSNGIDGGSDIDKKADEFIAKVREQIRLQRIDSIKRSSGQIKRNSTRGEVI, from the exons ATGGCAGAAACAGATTCTTACACCAAACATCATCAACTATTAAAACAACAAACCCAAACAAACCCAAACAAGCACAACACAAGTTTCCTTTACAAAAAAGCTGTTGTAATCATCATTTTCTTGGTTATAATCCCAGTTTTTCCCTCACAAGCACCTGAATTCATCAACCAAACACTGTTGAACCGTAGCTGGGAGCTTCTCCGCTTGTTGTTATTCGGCATAGCTGTTTCTTACGGGCTTTTTAGTCAACGAAACGATGAAACCGATAAAGAACCCAACAACAACCAGTCCATGTTCGATAATGTACAGTGTTTCGTGTCTAGATTCCTTCAGGTATCGTCGTTTTTCGATGATGAAGCTGAAAACATGTCTGGGTCTGATGAGAGTAAGGTCCAGATATGGAGTAGTCAATATTATAGGAATGAAGTACCTACTGTTTTGGTAGCTAAAAAGAAAGgtgatgatgaaattgaaaagCCTTTGCTTTTGCCTGTTAGGAGCTTGAAATCATCGAGTGTTATGGAGGTCAATAATGGTGAGAATAACGTTGTTCTTCCTTCACTAATTCCATGGCGGTCAAGGGATGGTGATATAGTGAAGAACAAGACAAGTTACAGGTCTCCATCACCGCCGCCGACTCCACCGCCATTATTGAAACAAATGGACTATGTTGATGGTGAAATTGAACATGGGATGGAAActagtgatgatgatgatggtacaGGGAGTGAGGATGAAGATGAAATTGTTGGCAAAACATGCATTGTTTCAAGCACCAACAATGGTGAAAACAATGAGGAAGCTGTTGGTCCAAGCAATGGTATAGATGGAGGATCTGATATTGATAAAAAGGCTGATGAATTTATAGCTAAAGTTAGAGAACAGATTAGGCTTCAAAGGATTGATTCTATTAAGAGATCAAGTGGTCAAATCAAGAGAAACTCTACAAG AGGGGAGGTTATCTGA
- the LOC107932295 gene encoding deSI-like protein At4g17486, translating to MQLLQLNSSVTKGQSNGGNNRALLYLNVYDLTPINKFLYWLGLGVFHSGIEVYGSEYGFGAHEYPTTGVFEVEPRSCPGFIFRRSVLLGSTDMSRSEFRLFMEELSQKYRGDTYHLVARNCNHFTDDVCMQLTGKHIPGWVNRLARLGSFCNCLLPESIQIPAVWHVPDRPAFSDDERSNSAGTSLTGESEEEEADHHLLTTPNIDVAFLKEKPVRIAKELL from the exons ATGCAGTTGCTTCAATTGAATTCGAGTGTTACAAAGGGGCAAAGCAATGGAGGAAATAATCGTGCTTTGTTGTATCTCAATGTATATGATCTTACACCTATAAATAAGTTCCTTTACTGGTTAGGCCTTGGTGTATTTCACTCTGGGATTGAAG TATATGGATCGGAGTATGGCTTTGGAGCACACGAGTACCCTACAACTGGGGTGTTCGAAGTAGAACCAAGAAGTTGTCCTGGTTTCATATTCAGACGATCGGTATTGTTGGGCAGCACCGACATGTCTCGTTCAGAATTTCGGTTATTTATGGAAGAACTTTCGCAAAAATACCGTGGGGACACGTATCATTTGGTTGCTAGGAATTGCAACCATTTCACCGATGACGTGTGCATGCAGCTCACTGGAAAACATATTCCTGGGTGGGTAAATAGGTTGGCTCGATTAG GTTCGTTTTGCAATTGTTTACTTCCAGAAAGCATTCAGATTCCAGCAGTTTGGCATGTTCCTGATCGTCCAGCATTTTCCG ACGATGAGAGATCGAATTCGGCTGGAACTTCTTTAACGGGGGAGAGCGAGGAAGAGGAAGCAGATCATCATCTACTGACAACACCGAATATCGATGTTGCATTTCTCAAAGAAAAGCCAGTGAGGATTGCCAAAGAACTCCTATGA
- the LOC107932305 gene encoding putative RING-H2 finger protein ATL21A: MNTPFIFIFFFILFLSYTEATKCGSKGLNIKSPFTLSPYHNNDPNFNLYCQNTNTTMIHFPFYGNLVVKSISYNTRKLNLIDPKSCVHEVFLNLNLSLTPFRYYYVVRNYTYLNCSVPINGNSIPCLSGYGHHVYSVEPSVKVPDSCRAIKTVEIPFGYSSYLSDNSFGLGLTWELPKRDDEDGDDGFEEERTWVHLTTKKVPMIAGLVLLAAVGMAMKMKILYTKKISVSNEDMENQFSEDLLAQQHNIPQALV; the protein is encoded by the exons ATGAATACtcccttcatcttcatcttcttcttcatccttTTCCTCTCATATACAGAAGCAACAAAATGTGGATCAAAGGGTCTCAATATCAAGTCCCCTTTCACCCTTTCACCCTATCACAATAatgacccaaatttcaacctttaTTGCCAAAACACCAACACCACCATGATTCACTTCCCTTTTTATGGCAATTTAGTAGTCAAATCTATTTCTTATAATACAAGGAAATTAAACCTTATCGACCCCAAAAGCTGTGTCCATGAAGTGTTTTTAAACCTCAACCTTTCATTAACTCCATTTCGTTACTACTACGTTGTTAGGAATTATACTTACTTGAATTGTTCAGTTCCCATTAATGGCAATTCAATCCCTTGTTTAAGTGGCTATGGGCACCATGTTTATTCTGTGGAACCGAGTGTTAAAGTTCCGGATTCTTGTAGGGCGATTAAAACTGTTGAAATCCCATTTGGTTATAGTTCTTATCTTTCTGATAATAGCTTTGGTTTGGGGCTAACTTGGGAGTTGCCTAAGCGTGATGATGAAGACGGTGACGATGGCTTCGAAGAGGAAAGAACTTGGGTCCATCTGACAACCAAAAAAG TCCCAATGATAGCAGGGTTGGTACTTTTAGCTGCTGTTGGAATGGCGATGAAAATGAAGATCCTTTATACCAAAAAGATATCGGTTTCAAATGAAGATATGGAAAATCAATTTTCAGAGGACTTACTTGCACAACAACATAACATCCCTCAAGCATTAGTGTAA
- the LOC107932354 gene encoding uncharacterized protein, which produces MQIQFKRSEVPSTFLTQSHSQGHHDADAVALYMKDYGGGFEFCNASDDQIYDDSGEGTSGARANPHNMEPSQENTFTVCLCFLKLVVVGFFVSFIISLTKKPIRNSYAKEQQAEKLPATVQQDLVDEFRCL; this is translated from the exons ATGCAAATCCAGTTCAAAAGAAGCGAAGTGCCAAGCACATTCCTGACTCAATCTCACTCACAG GGTCATCATGATGCTGACGCT GTTGCTCTGTATATGAAAGACTATGGTGGTGGTTTTGAATTCTGTAATGCGTCAG ACGACCAGATATATGATGATTCGGGTGAAGGCACCAGTGGTGCTAGAGCAAATCCACACAATATGGAACCGTCACAAGAGAACACCTTTACTGTTtgtttatgttttcttaaacTGGTTGTTGTTGGGTTCTTTGTCAGTTTCATCATTTCGTTGACTAAAAAGCCCATAAGAAACAGCTATGCCAAAGAACAACAAGCGGAGAAGCTCCCAGCTACAGTTCAACAGGATTTGGTTGATGAATTCAGGTGCTTGTGA